One segment of Triticum aestivum cultivar Chinese Spring chromosome 2A, IWGSC CS RefSeq v2.1, whole genome shotgun sequence DNA contains the following:
- the LOC123038221 gene encoding uncharacterized protein — MRVAVVGGGVSGLAAAHELLSANGGVRVTLYEQEESLGGQARTVAVDDGAGGCAKLDLGFMSFNQVTYPHMMEWLEGLGVEMERSDMSFSVSTQSKGGGGGCEWGNGNGISGLLAQKTNILKPSFWRMVSEIIKFKNDALTYLEDHEHNPDLDHNETLGQFIQSHGYSLSFQEAYLIPVCTGMWSCSSQDVFSLSAFFVLSFCRNNDLLQLFRHTQFPTVKPCSQSYANKVKGELESMGCRIKTSCRVKSFSSLDGLGGFRVLENDGSEETYDSVILRTPCRAGSKITAKRKIESARPFLVTLNPPCVPDHVLLKWNTRLPVPSVAVAKAYLQLDQIQGKRGIWFCGTYQGHGFYEDGLKSGKAAAQDLLGKKCELLLNPKKMIPSWTEAVARFLVARFFNQYISIGNLILVEERGSVFTFGKACDKCRVKSVIQVHDPLFYWKVAIEGGMGLAEAYIDGCFSVLDKTEGLLNLILILIANRDERRNRRIARKGFWLSPVYVLAQLAYAKHFLRHTSMKNTATQTRRNISQHYDLSNDFFSLFLDKSMTYSCAVFKDNESLEAAQQHKLSLLINKAKVKRGHHVLDIGSGWGSLAMEAVKQTGCKYTGVTLSAEQHKYAERKVREAGLEDRINFLLCDYRKIPPFKYDAIISCGMIEHVGHEYMDEFFACCESYLAEDGILVLQFISVPEERYEQYRKRPDFIKEYIFPGGCIPSLARIMSAMTTSSRFCIEHVENIGPNYYTTLMHWRDNFMANKDEVLAQGFDERFLRIWEYYLIFSAAGFKSRALGDYQVVFSRPGNRRLGQP; from the exons ATGAGGGTGGCGGTGGTGGGCGGCGGGGTcagcgggctggcggcggcgcacGAGCTGCTTTCCGCGAACGGCGGCGTGCGCGTGACCCTGTACGAGCAGGAGGAGAGCCTCGGAGGGCAAGCCAGGACGGTGGCCGTCGACGACGGCGCCGGCGGTTGCGCCAAGCTCGACCTCGGCTTCATGAGCTTCAACCAG GTAACATATCCCCACATGATGGAATGGTTAGAAGGGCTCGGGGTGGAGATGGAGAGATCGGACATGTCTTTCTCAGTGAGCACACAATCGAaaggcggcggcggaggatgtGAGTGGGGCAATGGCAACGGTATCTCAGGCCTCTTGGCGCAAAAAACCAACATATTAAAACCCAGTTTTTGGCGCATGGTCTCTGAGATAATCAAGTTCAAGAATGATGCACTGAC GTACCTGGAGGACCATGAACACAACCCTGATCTGGACCATAATGAGACATTGGGGCAGTTCATTCAGTCGCATGGATATTCCCTATCGTTTCAAGAGGCTTATCTT ATTCCAGTCTGCACAGGCATGTGGTCATGTTCATCACAAGATGTTTTCAGCTTGTCTGCTTTCTTCGTGTTGTCATTTTGCCGTAACAATGACCTTCTTCAG CTGTTTCGTCACACCCAGTTTCCCACTGTCAAGCCTTGTTCGCAGTCCTATGCAAACAAG GTAAAAGGAGAATTGGAGAGCATGGGCTGTCGAATTAAAACCAGCTGTCGGGTCAAATCTTTTTCAAGTCTCGATGGAT TAGGTGGTTTCAGAGTCTTGGAGAATGATGGGTCAGAGGAAACATACGACAGTGTCATCCTTAGAACACCCTGTAGAGCAGGCTCAAAAATAACAGCAAAACGG AAAATTGAATCTGCCAGGCCTTTCTTGGTGACACTCAACCCCCCTTGTGTTCCGGATCATGTACTGCTTAAATGGAATACAAGGCTTCCTGTTCCATCTGTGGCTGTGGCGAAAGCTTATCTTCAGCTTGATCAGATCCAGGGAAAGAGGGGAATATGGTTCTGTGGGACATATCAAG GTCATGGCTTCTACGAAGATGGACTAAAG TCCGGGAAAGCAGCAGCTCAAGATTTGCTTGGGAAGAAATGTGAGCTTCTGCTGAACCCAAAGAAGATGATTCCATCATGGACCGAGGCTGTGGCGCGCTTTCTTGTTGCAAGATTTTTCAACCAATACATATCCATTGGTAACTTGAT ATTGGTCGAAGAAAGAGGTAGTGTGTTCACCTTTGGTAAAGCTTGCGACAAATGCCGTGTAAAATCTGTCATCCAAGTTCATGACCCCTTGTTCTATTGGAAG GTTGCAATAGAAGGAGGCATGGGCTTGGCAGAAGCCTATATCGACGGTTGTTTCTCTGTTCTTGACAAGACAGAAGGCCTTCTGAATCTTATCCTG ATTCTCATTGCTAACAGAGACGAGCGTAGGAACCGACGTATTGCCAGAAAAGG GTTTTGGTTGTCACCCGTGTATGTACTAGCTCAACTGGCATATGCTAAACACTTTTTGCGCCACACCTCGATGAAGAACACTGCGACACAAACTCGTCGAAACATCTCTCAGCACTATGATCTT AGTAACGATTTTTTCTCGCTTTTTCTGGATAAATCGATGACATACTCTTGTGCAGTTTTCAAG GATAATGAAAGCTTAGAAGCAGCCCAGCAACATAAACTTAGCCTTCTAATCAACAAG GCTAAAGTCAAGAGGGGGCATCATGTTCTTGATATCGGTAGCGGCTGGGGAAGTTTAGCAATGGAAGCAGTTAAGCAAACTGGCTGCAAATACACTGGAGTCACTTTGTCGGCGGAGCAGCATAAATACGCTGAGAGAAAAGTCAGAGAAGCTGGCTTAGAG GACCGCATAAATTTTCTGCTGTGCGACTACCGTAAAATACCACCTTTTAAGTATGACGCAATCATAAGCTG CGGTATGATTGAACATGTTGGCCATGAATACATGGACGAATTTTTTGCTTGCTGCGAGTCTTACTTGGCTGAAGATGGGATATTGGTCCTCCAG TTCATCTCAGTCCCAGAGGAACGGTACGAGCAATACAGAAAAAGGCCAGACTTCATAAAAGAATACATATTCCCTGGTGGTTGCATTCCTTCTTTGGCCCGTATAATGTCTGCCATGACCACGTCATCAAGGTTCTG CATAGAGCATGTTGAGAATATTGGGCCCAATTACTACACAACTCTGATGCACTGGAGGGACAATTTCATGGCCAACAAAGA TGAAGTTTTGGCCCAGGGCTTTGATGAAAGATTCCTCCGTATATGGGAGTACTACCTCATATTCTCTGCGGCTGGTTTCAAGTCACGAGCACTTGGAGATTACCAG GTTGTTTTCTCTCGTCCAGGCAACCGTCGGCTAGGCCAGCCTTGA